The Arachis ipaensis cultivar K30076 chromosome B10, Araip1.1, whole genome shotgun sequence DNA window TTAGAGGTTGAAAGTAACTATGATGAATGGAGGATAAAGGTGGCATAGAGATTGAACAGTTTGGAAGCTGAAATTAGAACTTTGAAATTGCTAATGATTCTTATATTTGTGGTAATTGTAATTAGTGTGATACTTTGTTATTTGATATATACTTCCAAGTAAATTCAGTTCTCTTATTCAGTGGATTGGCATTGTATACAAGAATATAATGAAATGTAATGATGTATTGAATTGCATGGCTTGAATGAGAGTAGCTGTTTGAAATTAGTTGTTTAAGACTAAGTCCAAACTTTCTATTATTAACATTGTCAAATATTACAAATAAGTCACTATCATTGTCACTATAAGATATATTAAGTCATAAACAAACTAAGTAATCTTAGCATTGTCTTGCCATTAAAGGCTAATTATCATATTGTCTTAAAGAATAAATACCACAAAAAATTCATAAGGATTTCATGACACCACAAACCTAAAAGAAGGCTACACAAAAAAGGGCATATACAATTTTCAAAACACAAATAATCACAATGTTTAATATGATACTTCATTTGTCCTgtacagaaaatagaaaatagccCCATAAAAAAAACAGTCAATCACAACACATTTCTAactaatcaattttttttctcattcttCTTTTGCTAGTCAGTAATTCATGAGCATAATCCCATACCAACTCATACTGTGCTATCTTATCATTCTCCATAACTTTTCTAGCAGCTTTCAGAGCCCTAGTAATGTATGTGCTATTCAAATAGACATTACACTTTCTTACAAACCAATTGTAAACCTCTTGATGCTTCATAGTTGGATGCTTCCTAAGCAGGTACTAGTTTACTAAGTGTCCAGGTTTTGATGACAGCTCTATTTTTTCTCCTTCTTAGACAAGTGTAACTTTTAGCTAGAGTTTTAATTTGCCAAGTCCCGTCTTATTTGTTACATGCACAATACACTGTCCATAGACAATCTTCTATTTTACAAACAACTCTGATCCTAACTTTATCATTCTTTGTAAATGAAATATTTATACTCTACTAGATTATATAGTCCTTAGTAGCTTGTATAAAATCAGTTTTTGACTTAGATATCATACTAAGAAAAATTCAAACCCTTAATTACACTAAATCATACTAATATGTGCTTCTCTCTGACCTCAGACTTGTTCTTTTTTGCACTCCTATAAAGATTGTCTCCTAGAATTTTTGGGAGAATTGTATAATTCATCTTTAGCACTCTCATGAGTCATGAGAGCCACTATCCTCTTTCTGAATGAGAACTTCTTTTACATATCTTTCAGATCTTGTGAGTGTGCATCCACAGCTATTTCCTTTGTTCTTATTACCTTGTGAGTTCTTGGCTAGTTGAGATGATGTTTTAGGCTGAGGTGAAACTATGTTGGCTTGAAGGGTGGCCTTGGTAGGCTGACAGTGGAATTTTGTGGACTGCAAGGGAGCTTTCATAAGCTGAGAGGTAGTCTTGACGGATTTATATGTTGGTTTAATGAACTGAGAATTGGGTTTATTGTGCTTATTGGGCTGTGAGGCTGTTTCAGTGGGCTGAGAGGTTAGTTTGTTGGGTTGAAGGTGTAATTTAGTGGGCATCTTGCAGGCTAATTATGGTGCTTCTTAGTTTGGGAAGAATTCTTCTTCTTGCTACTCTCTGTTTCTACAATGATTATATCATCTTCCATGTTGTCAATTACACATGACTGTAAATGCAATTCTCAAAATATAGGTTGATCAAATCTCTTATAATCTTTGTACATTGCAAGCAAATTTGTATCTATCACCAATTTTTTCAATTTGGATGAAATGAAAATTTCAAGAACTATCTACTAACAGTGTCCAGCTTCAATATATTCCAATTCCTTATAGTGATTCATTACAAAAAACACATCTAATGTGTCTTTTTCAATACACATCAATACTTCTGTATTATCAGGTTTACATATCATTTTTCCATCCTCACACTTTTTaaacaacccaccatggtgaAACACGTCATGGGAGGACCCTCCCATTAATAAACGAATTTGCACTAGCTATTCTCTATGTGTTACCAACGACTAAACCCATTTTGTACCAATCAATCATAAGAAAACTTATCCTAAACCTAAAATAAACATGCAACAAACTAAAGTACCAtcaataaaatcaaatatttttaactaaaaatcaTCACAGAGCCAGCAAAAATAAGGCATTCACACACACTAAAATGATAAATGAGTAGTCGCACAAACCCTTTGTCACCCCAAATCCTAGCATAAATAAGAGGAACACACACAACATGACATTAGAAAGATATCACACCACATAACAACTCAAAAATCATGAAAAGAGTTTCATCCTTATCTCTCATCGTCGCGATGGCTTCCTCCACTATCAATGCTGCTTCAAAAGACGATCAACTTTGTATTTAGTAGCGACAACTCTTCTGTTTTAATCCTTAATCAACACTAATGAATGTTGATGGAGTGATTCAAAACTTGGATGAAAAGTTTAGGGCATAGTTTGAGAGAGACGATACGTTTTGGAGCGAAACAGAGAGATGATTGTTATGTGAGGGAGGTGAGGCTTTGTAACGTTTGAAAATCTCTTCTGGGCACTAAACAATGACGTTTCAAGACTTGGAGAACATTGAATCAAAACTAAAACTGCGTCGTTTTGTTTGTGTGTCACGCTGGCAGTTAACAAGATACATCAACGAACGTTAGCCACCTCAGACGAAGGAGGTGATGAAATGACGAACGTGACTAGGTTGGTTATCTTTTGGGAacgaatttaattaattttattttttagggACGAAAATAGAAATCGAAATATTTTTTAGAgatgattttgactattaactctttatattaataatatttataattttNNNNNNNNNNNNNNNNNNNNNNNNNNNNtataatttatataatttatagttttttttatatacattataatttatttgtataaaattataatttatcatTTTCGTTTCATTGATCATCTTGCCCCTGTTCGCCTGGGCTGTCAGCTGTTCTTCTCCGCTCGTCGCTTCTGTTTCTGGTGGTTCTTCTTTGTTGCGCTGGtgaattctttttccttttttctccaCTTATTCATCTTGCTTTGTTTGTGCTCTATATGCATGCGCCATTTACATTTGTATCACTTTGTTTTTCACCCAAATATTCGTTGATCAAAGGTTTAGGGTTTTGTAAATATTGTAAGGAAAATTATGCGTATTTTGTTCGCAGGTTCTTCTAGGGTTTACCTATGGGGGATAGTCAGTACTCATTCTCTCTCACCACATTTAGGTATGTTTATTACTGATTTTTTGTTGttcgtttttaaaattttttattttttgggttttatagttagttagttagttataacAGGAATGATTTTATGTCTCAACAATTGAGCTCATTGTGCTTGTGCTTTGGTGTTAATTGAAAACAGCCCTTCTGGGAAGCTTGTTCAGATTGAACATGCTCTCACAGCTGTTGGTTCTGGACAAACGTCTCTGGGAATTAAGGGTATTTTACTATCTCTGGCTCTGGATCTGTTTACTGATAGCATTGCTCAGGTTTTATTGGAACCTAAATTGCTGCTATTTGTTTTCTCTATCTTAAGTTAATGGGTGGGTGATTACTGATTACTGTGATAGTGGAAGCTAAATACTATACTTGTTCTGTTGTGGTAATATAGGATGCTAAACCAACCTGTGAGTTGAAATTAGATGCAACAATTTTAAACAATGTGACTTGAAAGGCTGTATATATTGGTAGGGAAGAAATCAGTGACTAAATTTGTGTGGGGCTTCTACTTATTTTTGGTATTAGGTTTTTATAAGAGCCACTGTAAAAGAAATTATACTCTTAAGAATCTGCGCTCTAGTTAGATGTTGGTGTATATTAGCTGAGCAGAAGGCAAAAGTTTATACAGTGTGTTCAGTATACGATGTTCATCTGTTGTAGAAAAGCTCCCTGTTCTTTATAAGACCATGTAAGTGGTTTTGGCAAAACAGTTCTTTTTGAAATGTAGAAATTTGTGGAATGAACAAGCTAGAAGTACAGATTCTTAGATTGCGTCCTCATGGTTAATCTTGTGTATCATAGTTCTAGAAATTAAGATTTTACTATAAATATCCATTGTCTATTTTGTTTGTGAATTGCTATCCATTGTTTCAATCAGTTATTATCTGATAATCTAATTCATTGGGCTATTTTGTCTGGAAGATTATTTCGATCACATGATATAACTGCTCTATAATGTAGTTTTTGTAATATGTAGTTGTGTTTCACTCTTGCAGCTGCAAATGGTGTAGTTATTGCAACAGAGAAGAAACTGCCGTCTATATTAGTTGATGAAGCATCAGTAAGTTTGTTATTTGTTAGAATTTCCCTCTTGTCGGCTATGCCTTGTGATTAGTGCTTACATATAATTTTTAATTGATATTCTCAAACTTAAGATATTAATTGCTAAGTGAATGATGTAAGCATATTTTGAGTGTCAAGGGAACATGCAAAAGTGTGGCCATTAATTTGCAatttaatcttagttctttgttctATCCCATTGCAGGTCCAGAAAATTCAGTTATTAACACCAAATATAGGGGTTGTATATAGGTTTGTTTCTTTCTATGTATTTAAATATTTCAaagttaaatatatttttatgatatCATTAATAATGTTTATCTGAAGTCTTCTTAACCATGAGAGGGCACTTAAGGTTTATGCGAGAGGGAACTGATGCAATTATTGTAGGGGAGAATATTTTGCATAGAATAGAATAATGCAAACTTACAAGCACATAGTGTGCATAGAGTAGAAACAAAGACATGGCATGCTTAATGGTTAAAACTGATTGCAAACTTGAAAAAATACTGTGTATCTCTGAAATCTGAATCAATGTTCATTGGGAGCCTACTTCCTATATTACTGATGTGAATGGACTGTATACTAAAAAGCATACAAGTAATCAAGCATCTGGCGAACTGATTATGGATTTTTGCGTTTGGAATTAAGTGAATTCTGATAAATAGATTCGCAGGCTCTTAGCATGCCTTTTTTATTGCATTTGAGCTCTTTGTAAATGGAAGTGGTTTTTTATCCTTAACTAGTCTGCAAGTATCTCGTCTTGACCTGAGTTATATTTTTTTGCTCAGTGGCATGGGTCCTGATTTTCGAGTCTTGGTTAGGAAAAGCAGGAAACAGGCGGAGCAGTATCACCGATTGTATAAAGTACAGTATATCTACATTTCCCCTTAcggtatctttttgtttcttgaatCTTGCTTCTGAGTTCTAGATAGATACACTTGACAAATCAGATTCAGATATACTATTGCCAGcttcattttgaatttttggaTTCTAAATAATTCTACTTTTGAAAGTTCTTATGATTTTTCGTACAAAGCAAGTTCATTATATTGTACTGAGTCATGCTAGATTGATTATATTTTGTATTATTCTGTTCTTATAATAAGTAAAACGGAACAGtggattaatttaaattatataccTATGTCGTATACTGGAAGGGCAATATAAAGTGTATTATGATGAAAGGCTGTGttgaattaaaaaagaaatgaCAAAGTCTATATAGgattacttttcctttattataaTGTGAATCATCAAGAGTTGCAATTAATATATAATGATGATGTGTAACTGCTTTTCCTGTGAAGGTGGGTTGTTTCGAATAGATTAGAATTAGATGTTCCTCACTGTTTGTCCTCTTTTCTGGAAAGTATCATTTACTTAAATATTAAGTATAATCAGAATTATGCACTTAATTTTTCCTAGTTCTTATATTTTTCTCTGTGTTTATGGTATTCTATTATGGATCTTTTGTATGATAAATATAATGGAAAATTGCAGGAACCAATCCCTGTCACTCAGCTTGTAAGGGAAGTTGCTGCTGTTATGCAGGAATTTACTCAGTCAGGGTAATTAAATTCTTTGCAAACCCTTTCTGATATGTTTGTTTCTTTAATTATCTACTCTATGATGCCCTTACCAGAACTTTCTAACTACTGAAACCATGTAATTTTCAACTTGAACCTCTGGGTAGTGTTCGGTAGCTGTATTGAGACAGAGATgttggggagaaaaagaaaaaggttctTGAGAGGGGGCAAAGGCACAATCTTAAATTTGTTCATGCATATGAACATCTTCTTACATAAGTTGTATACTTCCAAAATAGAGGGACGAGATTTCAAAAAAGAAGGGACATGAGAGATGCGTCTCTGCTGTTCTATTGTTTTCATCCATTATGTTCCAAAAACACTATCATAGTATTTATGGTTTTCAGTAGAGTTGCAATTGATTTGTTTTATCTCCATTCTTTTACTCCTTCACTATATTGAATTCTGATGTTTATGTTTTGTCCTAATAGTGGTGTTAGGCCATTTGGAGTGTCCCTACTAGTTGCTGGATTTGATGATAACGGGCCACAATTGTATCAGGTACGTTGATCTTCTTTTCGAGTTAAACTCTGGTAAATGAATATCACCTACAACCATGATTGCATTGTGTTGTCTCGCACGTGGATATGAAATAACCATGACTTACACATTTCTGAAGATAATGTAATCCATGAGATCCTTTAGTTTAGTTatctattaaaaatttaaaatagaaaagaaaagagcaTATAATTTGTTACAGTGTAACATTATCTTGCTTCTGGTTGAACTGGTTTTGGTTTGATTTATAGTAACAATTTGTGGAATATTTATGCAGTTTAAAATTTAAGTGGGTTTGCTAAAAATAGTCAGTTGTCTATTATGCTTTTCCATATTTGTGTGTTTAATAGGTTTTGTGCTGGGATATCGTTGTTTTTtactttgaaatttgaattttgtaaaaccaTTACTTTGGATCTGAGAGAGCTGAAGTTTGTGTTTGGTGCAATTTGCTTTTGTGCTGTAGGTGGATCCATCAGGTTCTTACTTTTCTTGGAAAGCTTCTGCTATGGGCAAAAATGTTTCTAATGCAAAGACTTTTCTTGAGAAGAGGTATGGTCACTTTGACTTTAACATCAATGACAATGTTAAGTGCAAAACATATATCCATAGCATCAGAAAGTATAATGGGATGTGTGCAGGTGTTGAACTATTGATAGCCGTTAAGATACTCGACTATCATCTAAGGCGAACTTGCAAATTCTTTAAATATGTCCAGGCTCAAGTGGACTTGAGGACTTGAAATGGCTAAAATTGATGCATTCAGAATGCATGCTTTGAAAAATTTTACATTATAAATATATACCATGTCTATTCTATGAGTTTAAAGTGGCATTTTTCTTTCCCCCCAAAGATTTGCTTTTGGTTTATGTTTCTTTGATGTCCATATCAGAGTCATTCTTTTATCCCCATTTCATTTCAGTGGTTCTTTTCATTCTCCACTTGCAGGTATACTGATGACATGGAACTTGATGATGCGGTCCACACGGCAATATTGACACTGAAGGAAGGGTAGGGTCATGTCCTTTCAAGTTTATGCACTAAATAAAATCATTAACCATCTGACTACCAAGAATCCCAAAATAAGTTTTGTTCACTTTCTTTCAGAGTTACGGATTTgtagaaggaaaagaaattaaTAGTATAGTACAATATTAAGGCTTCCTACATAGGCATTCACTTAAATAGTATTATTATTATCTCTGCTAGGTTCTGTTGGTATAAGGGGCTTTGTATAATCTGAAACAGTTAATTTTTCATTGGTATTTTACAGGTTTGAGGGACAGATCTCGGGAAAGAACATTGAAATTGGCATAATTGGATCTGACAAAAAGTTCAGGTGGAAATCTCTTTCtgcaaaatttataataattcgTGTGCTTTGCTTCTTATCTAGTCTGAATGAATTTCTGTTTTGCTTTCTTCAAAACATTACACTACATGAACCTTGCTTCTGATTTTGTTGGATTGTACTTTCTGAATTAAAATAGGAATTCTTAGAAAACACAAAACAGTAAAAAATATTGTTCCTGTGGAACTTGGACACGAAGATTGAGGGCCGGTTTGGGAAGtttcaaaaataactttttttagctttttatgaaaagtagtattaatgtctggtacaattttcaaaaccaaattgcggctttctaagaagctatttaggagcttatacagaagttaaaaaaaatgatttttctcatactactactttttatcgtatttctataaaataagtacttttaaagCTAAAaacccaaacacaaaataacttatctataagctacttttaatataaatttattatttaagttattttttcaaaaggagcttaattaaACTGTTTCTCCAAACTGGGCCTGAATAAGCACAACTGCACAAGCTACTTCAAATCATGCTTACACGTAAATGGGTGACTTAATAGGTTGTTAATTTTGTTGCAGGGTATTGACCCCAGCTGAAATTGATGATTACTTGGGTGAAGTAGAATAATCTTGAGAAATGGAGCAATCTTTCTTGTAAGAGTGTTTGTTTGAAGGTTTATTTAGTTGAATGTTAAGGTGGATAGAGCTGTGAAACGAGGATTTgttattaaaaagaaatttagtattaaaaaaatagtagtagcttttgagattttttatttaaatatataatttcttAATTTGAATTAAACTAAAGGCTAaactcttaattttatttttttaaaattgaataaaccaattcacttcaaataaaaaaattatattcttcATATCGGATTGATTTTCCTTAGAAGATCGATTCACATCGTGAacgtttcttttctctttttcgtAATTGCCATCTTGTTGCATCAACAAATGAGAATCATTTTTCAAGTCAATTTGAATAAGgtctataattttatttaaaataaaatcctGAATTTAAGCATATTTTAtatatgtttaattatatattatgNNNNNNNNNNNNNNNNNNNNNNNNNNNNNNNNNNNNNNNNNNNNNNNNNNNNNNNNNNNNNNNNNNNNNNNNNNNNNNNNNNNNNNNNNNNNNNNNNNNNNNNNNNNNNNNNNNNNNNNNNNNNNNNNNNNNNNNNNNNNNNNNNNNNNNNNNNNNNNNNNNNatcaataaaaataattatattaatagtcatctaaaaatttgaatttaattagaAGATTTTGTAAAACACTTCACAATGAAATTAAACTCCAATAAATATACTAACAAAAGCATTGAAAATTTTGTACGTTTAATTTTGTATGAATGGCTAAATTTTTTTATGACGGtggtttattaaaaatataacagAAGTAAAGAGATTGGAAGGAGCCAGCCATAATTAATCATAGACAAGTAAACTAAAATCTGTGAACCTGCTTTGATTGCTAAGAAGCCCGTGAAGACAACGACTTGTTGGAAGTGGACAActacaaaattaaattattattccgTTTCCGACATAAACTCACCCATTTCATGCCATTCCTTTATCTCCTACTCCTAAGATGTCTGTATTTGGTTTtgtcttattttctattttataattTCTTTAAAAAGGATAGGGGCATCCTACCTACGGTATGCAAGTTATTAGAAACAAAGGGTTTAATACTTTAATTGAGNNNNNNNNNNNNNNNNNNNNNNNNNNNNNNNNNNNNNNNNNNNNNNNNNNNNNNNNNNNNNNNNNNNNNNNNNNNNNNNNNNNNNNNNNNNNNNNNNNNNNNNNNNNNNNNNNNNNNNNNNNNNNNNNNNNNNNNNNNNNNNNNNNNNNNNNNNNNNNNNNNNNNNNNNNNNNNNNNNNNNNNNNNNNNNNNNNNNattaaaaaaaagacaaaaaatatttttattatgttgttttaaataaaaaaattaactcaaaataaaaataggaaaCAGCCAAACAGGCCAAAATCCCTAAAGTTAGATGTTGCACAACAATCTatatatgaaaataaaaaaagaaaaggtaCTTTACATGAATATCATAAATCAACTATTACATATTCgtatatatttatatttgttaGCACACACTTTTTTTATAAACTAGTTAATTATtaaaacaatttattttttacaaCAAGTATTTCAtagtagaataattaaactatttcaaaataacataatcaaactTTATATGAACATAAAAACTTAGCTACTATTGTATTTTTGtacttttactcattttttggTTATAAATATAAAATCTAGTTTGATCATGTTATTTATGAAGTTGGATTATAAGTGTGAATTAAATGTCATTATATTATTGTTAAAATTTGATTACATTGTCTATAAAGTTTAATTATAAATATGATGTGTTTATTCTATATTCCTACATGTATCTCTAtattttatcaaaaaaaaaaaaaaaaaaaacatgtNNNNNNNNNNNNNNNNNNNNNNNNNNNNNNNNNNNNNNNNNNNNNNNNNNNNNNNNNNNNNNNNNNNNNNNNNACTTAgattccaaaaaaaaaagtgagagtGAACCACAGACAACAAAAAAAACAAAGCTTAAcatatgaatatatgaatgattggtGATGAATTTTTTATATTCATATAGTATAGTTAGATTAaaatatgagtttaattttaattactgataatataaaatattttatacaattgTGTAAGTATAATTATTTTTTTGGATGACCATTcggtcaatataaaa harbors:
- the LOC107623807 gene encoding proteasome subunit alpha type-2-A isoform X1; protein product: MGDSQYSFSLTTFSPSGKLVQIEHALTAVGSGQTSLGIKAANGVVIATEKKLPSILVDEASVQKIQLLTPNIGVVYSGMGPDFRVLVRKSRKQAEQYHRLYKEPIPVTQLVREVAAVMQEFTQSGGVRPFGVSLLVAGFDDNGPQLYQVDPSGSYFSWKASAMGKNVSNAKTFLEKRYTDDMELDDAVHTAILTLKEGFEGQISGKNIEIGIIGSDKKFRVLTPAEIDDYLGEVE
- the LOC107623807 gene encoding proteasome subunit alpha type-2-A isoform X2, producing MGPDFRVLVRKSRKQAEQYHRLYKEPIPVTQLVREVAAVMQEFTQSGGVRPFGVSLLVAGFDDNGPQLYQVDPSGSYFSWKASAMGKNVSNAKTFLEKRYTDDMELDDAVHTAILTLKEGFEGQISGKNIEIGIIGSDKKFRVLTPAEIDDYLGEVE